A stretch of Treponema vincentii F0403 DNA encodes these proteins:
- a CDS encoding Ig-like domain-containing protein: protein MKKAGIVLMIIALTAVIGGCGKGAGSTDAKQKAYIAKLQEQTQSKYDDPKLSDFEKQFLPQYAIETPEPEQEAKIPAFKAPAPQTSAKDASVIPGVRALTAYQTAYTPRLMETGAQPKDAGGDGSSGNADSPSDARQGAETIDLPQGGALTVADWGPKGKIPAAVTAPSLYVVFSLPVKAIAALEKPAAESSCLSISPAVKGVFRWYGSRYLAFEPEESLKPGQEYTMTVKDEVQALNGKKIEGRKQFKITSETLRITYMQPGYTLRKNSDRWIPIDTDNLIPEAANDVQLSFNYPVRPEDLSSILSVSVQEAGKQAVPYRYTLSRIEGENDFNVLVTIGEKIPFNATVTVAAKRPDGSLTSVRYHTLKPFTARGAAAYHNDYGYTNPIRIGFSHPVDTKTVLNNISINPPLAFDEKNIEVLNSAYNPAVLIHSLPVSPQEKYTVTVQNGIKDIYGRAIASAASYTVTIPDAPSFVQYNDSGHLMLEAAYPHKYLFEYQNILSPSDYAVAKTDNPLNLLVWGEAYDSSKAKTLDVSVRNKRQFELADLDPYLENGKGFVRIDTAVTLPPYSQRDKKPHVSRRTSTVQVTDLGITVRAALNKTVVMVSKLSTGEPVEGASVYLYDAKTDKADTAVSPEEGAQNPFASGTTDKEGLAVLPYGSKSIRFFRNAESYTAVFVEKDGDRAVFYPHTHSPWRFDVSAAYYPQEVAETRQRTFLFSDRGLYKPGETVSFRGIDRTQTFSTFTPYEGDYTVTLSGYSWEGDDVEVAMQGGTCTGSGSFWGSFDLPDDLAPGSYSLTYRRADDTNSEPQECLITVAYFEKLKFQAEVALPQQPLIMGDTITAAVSASYLSGGGLGRASYSGSWMRQGTSFRPQNPALKGYRFGVEGYGIDHVSSFSGTLSNAGTAELSCQAAATEGIVGLPYRYTAEASITDVSNQQISARDAVTVHPAAFYVGLARPENLTGFAQKGQKLTFPFILASLEGNPLTDTKLAAGDFTVELIRENWKPVQERGAGGSIYSNYEKENITEHTATVKPAAKGTVQLTPKNAGSYILSMSGTDTAGRKFKTDYRFYVTGSGASFWDRDYEDAVRLTPDQSLYNPGDTARILMESPLPAGRYLITVEREGIFTEEIRELGGNTQVLEIPVAGNYVPVVYVAVSSYSVRTKEPEHKLGELDLDKPKGIFGMTPVFVNTRVKAFSVELAADKSVYKPGEQATITLTATRGGKPLANAELTLLAVDRGVLDLIDYHVPNPLEFFYNPENFRLGVMGGDSRSWLMDPVMMEAKALAGGDSDGGKEGDEAERSNFNPTAVFIPILKTDANGRVTATFTLPDTLTSYRLTAVGAHTDLFALHEEEITVQNTVNILPVMPRRLRERDTAECGVLISNVDTRAHSITVSASVREPGSQDDSAADAQGGQQGSAGNAAGQKNGQGQDTSTVGIPHRGAAFIDGETTHTVTVAGGQQAAVYFDIAAVKAGTVEAVFTVSSDALKEKLIQPLVIERPFVFETVTATGAIAQNESEAAEGLVIPSMADSNTGSLSLTLDSSGLGALSSAIDYVFDYPFLCMEQQSARVLPLVLFDNYIDVFSLKSKVPNVRHTVTKTMAAWAREQHDDGGFPYWPGGWDTDFYVSLRIAHICAAAQQRGYTPDDIAVNTKRLTDYIRSQLLANRKALSPYIQAYACFVLAMNGAGFDDSILTAVQTRVIPQLEDYTAQPNDLAALALLSLTYTQRNRAGDAAKAAKCTERIINSCRFTTRSVSLAVPPQQGYRFWYGNDLSLDLALILQSLVKAAPDHSREDAVRAVLYTLLQRQKGGYWQNTATTAHVLEAVYEYIQYAQLDATDLTAAASLPGGDLLTAAFKGVAAKPAFQMFSFKEQPVSGAKRDTLLPIRFTKTGTGQLYYTASLAYALPQERQKPRDEGLGVSCTIRDIAADKIVTPDSENSSMITLESGKTYEIAIRLSSGKDYTFVALRAPIPSGAEILDAAFVTTASNDYEEEDTEESWTDWRPLSKQQIYDNEVQYFWNIWDKGGSTVRFKFRAARRGIFPCPPVTAECMYENEIFGRSSGTLYVIK from the coding sequence ATGAAAAAAGCCGGTATTGTTTTAATGATCATAGCCTTGACAGCCGTTATCGGCGGCTGCGGTAAAGGTGCGGGTTCAACTGATGCAAAGCAAAAAGCGTATATTGCAAAGCTGCAGGAACAAACGCAGAGCAAGTACGACGATCCGAAGCTCTCGGATTTTGAAAAGCAGTTTTTGCCGCAGTATGCGATAGAAACACCCGAACCCGAACAAGAAGCAAAGATACCGGCTTTTAAGGCTCCGGCGCCGCAGACGTCTGCAAAAGACGCATCGGTTATTCCCGGAGTACGGGCGCTAACGGCATACCAAACCGCCTATACGCCCCGATTAATGGAAACCGGCGCTCAACCTAAGGATGCCGGCGGAGACGGAAGTTCCGGCAATGCCGATTCCCCCTCGGATGCACGGCAAGGCGCGGAAACTATCGACCTTCCGCAAGGCGGGGCGCTTACGGTTGCCGATTGGGGACCGAAAGGCAAGATTCCCGCTGCGGTAACCGCCCCTTCGTTGTATGTCGTGTTCTCGCTGCCGGTTAAGGCGATCGCTGCTCTGGAAAAACCGGCAGCGGAGTCGTCCTGCTTATCGATCAGCCCCGCCGTAAAGGGAGTATTCCGCTGGTACGGCTCGCGTTACCTTGCCTTTGAGCCGGAGGAAAGTCTTAAACCCGGACAGGAATACACGATGACGGTTAAAGACGAAGTACAGGCGCTCAACGGTAAAAAAATCGAAGGCAGAAAGCAATTTAAGATTACCAGCGAAACGCTGCGGATAACGTACATGCAGCCCGGCTATACGCTGCGGAAAAACTCCGACCGGTGGATACCGATCGACACCGACAACCTCATCCCGGAAGCGGCAAACGATGTACAGCTCAGCTTCAATTATCCGGTACGCCCCGAAGACCTGTCTTCCATCCTCTCCGTATCGGTGCAGGAAGCGGGAAAACAAGCCGTTCCCTACCGCTACACCCTCTCCCGCATCGAAGGGGAAAACGACTTCAACGTATTGGTTACAATCGGCGAAAAAATTCCCTTTAACGCAACGGTTACCGTCGCGGCAAAACGGCCGGACGGCTCTCTTACAAGCGTGCGATACCATACTCTCAAACCGTTTACCGCACGGGGAGCGGCGGCTTATCATAACGACTACGGATACACAAACCCGATAAGGATCGGTTTTTCACATCCGGTAGATACAAAGACCGTACTCAATAATATTTCCATAAATCCGCCGCTCGCATTCGATGAAAAGAACATCGAGGTGCTCAATTCGGCATACAATCCGGCCGTGCTGATTCACAGCTTGCCGGTGTCTCCTCAAGAAAAATACACCGTTACCGTGCAAAACGGCATAAAAGACATATACGGCAGAGCCATCGCTTCCGCCGCTTCCTATACGGTTACCATTCCCGACGCACCGAGCTTTGTGCAGTACAACGATTCGGGGCATCTGATGCTGGAAGCGGCGTATCCGCATAAATACCTGTTTGAATATCAAAACATCCTGTCTCCGTCGGACTACGCAGTCGCAAAAACCGATAATCCGCTTAATCTTCTTGTTTGGGGAGAAGCGTACGACAGTTCAAAGGCAAAGACCTTAGACGTCTCCGTGCGGAACAAACGGCAGTTTGAACTTGCCGACCTCGATCCTTACCTTGAAAACGGCAAGGGCTTTGTCCGCATCGATACGGCGGTAACGCTGCCACCCTATTCGCAGCGGGACAAAAAACCGCATGTAAGCCGCAGAACGTCAACCGTTCAGGTAACCGATCTCGGCATTACCGTCCGCGCCGCGCTGAATAAAACCGTCGTGATGGTTTCCAAGCTTTCCACCGGAGAGCCGGTGGAAGGAGCTTCCGTGTATCTTTACGATGCAAAAACCGATAAAGCCGATACGGCTGTCAGCCCCGAAGAAGGTGCGCAAAATCCTTTTGCATCCGGCACCACCGATAAAGAAGGGCTTGCCGTCCTTCCTTACGGCAGCAAAAGCATCCGCTTTTTCCGCAATGCGGAAAGTTACACCGCCGTGTTCGTAGAAAAAGACGGAGACCGCGCAGTGTTCTATCCGCACACCCACAGCCCGTGGCGGTTCGATGTTTCCGCAGCGTATTATCCGCAGGAGGTAGCGGAAACCCGGCAGCGGACATTTCTCTTTTCCGACAGAGGCCTCTACAAGCCCGGAGAAACAGTTTCGTTCAGAGGCATCGACCGCACGCAAACGTTCAGTACCTTCACGCCTTACGAGGGGGACTACACCGTGACGCTCTCAGGCTATTCATGGGAAGGAGATGACGTCGAAGTTGCGATGCAGGGAGGTACGTGCACCGGTTCGGGCAGTTTCTGGGGGTCATTCGATTTGCCGGATGATTTGGCGCCCGGCTCCTACAGCCTTACCTACCGGCGGGCGGACGATACAAACAGCGAACCGCAGGAATGCCTTATCACCGTCGCTTATTTTGAAAAACTGAAATTCCAAGCGGAAGTCGCTCTGCCGCAGCAGCCGCTCATTATGGGAGATACGATTACGGCGGCGGTATCGGCCTCGTACCTTTCCGGCGGAGGGCTCGGTAGGGCTTCCTATAGCGGAAGCTGGATGCGTCAAGGCACCTCTTTCCGGCCGCAGAATCCGGCATTAAAAGGCTACCGATTCGGAGTGGAAGGCTACGGCATCGATCACGTTTCATCGTTCTCGGGAACTCTGTCGAATGCCGGCACGGCGGAACTTTCCTGTCAAGCCGCCGCTACGGAAGGCATTGTCGGCCTGCCTTATCGATACACTGCCGAAGCTTCGATAACCGACGTAAGCAATCAGCAAATTTCCGCACGGGATGCCGTTACGGTACATCCGGCGGCGTTCTATGTCGGGCTTGCGCGGCCTGAAAACCTCACCGGCTTTGCGCAAAAGGGGCAGAAGCTCACCTTCCCGTTCATCCTCGCTTCTCTCGAAGGCAATCCGCTTACCGACACAAAGCTCGCCGCGGGAGATTTTACCGTTGAGCTGATCCGGGAAAACTGGAAGCCCGTGCAGGAACGCGGTGCGGGCGGAAGCATTTATTCAAACTACGAAAAAGAGAATATCACCGAGCATACGGCAACCGTAAAACCCGCGGCGAAGGGAACGGTGCAGCTGACGCCGAAAAATGCCGGTTCATATATTTTGAGCATGAGCGGTACCGATACCGCGGGGCGGAAGTTCAAAACCGATTACCGCTTCTATGTTACCGGATCGGGAGCGAGCTTTTGGGATCGGGATTATGAAGACGCCGTGCGCCTTACCCCCGATCAATCGCTGTATAATCCCGGCGACACCGCCCGTATTTTAATGGAAAGTCCGCTCCCTGCGGGAAGATACCTCATCACGGTGGAACGGGAAGGTATCTTTACGGAAGAAATTAGGGAACTCGGCGGGAATACGCAGGTACTGGAAATTCCTGTTGCGGGCAACTATGTCCCCGTGGTCTATGTCGCGGTGTCGTCATACTCGGTACGGACAAAGGAGCCTGAGCACAAGCTCGGTGAGCTCGATCTTGATAAACCCAAGGGCATTTTCGGGATGACGCCGGTATTTGTGAATACCAGAGTTAAAGCGTTCTCCGTTGAACTTGCCGCGGATAAATCCGTGTACAAGCCCGGAGAGCAGGCGACGATTACGCTGACGGCGACACGAGGCGGTAAGCCTTTAGCAAATGCGGAATTAACCCTGCTTGCCGTAGACCGCGGCGTGCTCGACTTAATAGACTATCACGTCCCGAATCCGCTTGAATTCTTTTATAACCCCGAAAATTTCCGGCTCGGCGTTATGGGCGGAGATTCCCGTTCATGGCTGATGGACCCCGTTATGATGGAAGCAAAGGCGCTTGCAGGCGGCGATTCCGACGGTGGAAAAGAAGGAGACGAAGCCGAACGCAGCAACTTTAATCCGACCGCGGTGTTCATCCCCATCTTAAAGACGGATGCAAACGGGCGGGTAACGGCAACCTTTACGTTGCCGGATACGCTGACCAGCTACCGGCTTACCGCGGTCGGGGCGCATACCGATCTCTTCGCCCTGCACGAAGAAGAAATCACCGTGCAGAACACCGTCAACATCCTGCCGGTTATGCCCCGCCGCCTCCGTGAACGGGATACGGCGGAATGCGGCGTCCTCATTTCCAATGTGGACACCCGCGCTCACAGCATTACGGTAAGCGCCTCAGTCCGCGAACCCGGCTCGCAGGATGATTCCGCTGCCGATGCACAGGGCGGTCAGCAAGGCAGCGCGGGAAATGCTGCCGGTCAAAAAAATGGACAGGGGCAGGATACCTCTACGGTCGGCATACCGCACCGCGGAGCCGCCTTTATCGACGGAGAGACAACGCACACGGTTACCGTTGCAGGCGGACAGCAGGCGGCGGTCTACTTTGACATTGCAGCGGTAAAGGCGGGCACGGTAGAGGCGGTGTTTACCGTTTCTTCCGATGCGCTCAAAGAAAAACTGATTCAGCCGCTCGTTATCGAACGCCCCTTTGTCTTTGAAACCGTAACGGCAACCGGCGCTATTGCGCAAAACGAAAGCGAAGCGGCTGAAGGGCTCGTTATTCCGTCTATGGCGGATTCAAACACCGGATCGCTCAGCCTGACGCTGGATTCGAGCGGGCTCGGCGCATTGTCGTCGGCCATCGATTATGTCTTCGATTATCCGTTCCTCTGCATGGAGCAGCAGTCCGCCCGCGTACTGCCGCTCGTATTGTTTGACAATTACATCGACGTGTTCTCGCTCAAAAGCAAGGTACCGAATGTACGGCACACGGTTACCAAGACGATGGCGGCATGGGCACGGGAGCAGCATGACGACGGCGGCTTCCCCTATTGGCCGGGCGGCTGGGACACGGACTTTTACGTCAGCTTGCGGATTGCGCATATCTGTGCCGCCGCACAGCAGCGCGGATACACCCCCGACGATATCGCCGTCAATACAAAAAGGCTCACCGACTACATTCGCTCGCAGCTGCTTGCAAATAGGAAAGCACTCTCGCCGTATATCCAAGCATACGCCTGCTTTGTATTGGCGATGAACGGCGCCGGTTTTGACGACAGCATTTTAACCGCAGTCCAAACGCGCGTGATTCCTCAGCTGGAAGACTACACCGCGCAGCCGAATGATCTTGCAGCCCTTGCATTGCTGAGCTTAACCTACACGCAGCGGAACCGCGCCGGAGATGCAGCAAAGGCGGCGAAGTGCACTGAGCGGATTATAAACTCCTGCCGCTTTACCACCCGCAGCGTATCGCTTGCGGTACCGCCGCAGCAGGGCTACCGCTTCTGGTACGGGAATGACCTTTCCCTCGACTTGGCGCTTATTCTGCAGAGCTTAGTAAAAGCGGCACCCGATCATAGCCGCGAGGATGCGGTACGGGCAGTGCTGTACACCCTGCTCCAGCGTCAAAAGGGCGGTTATTGGCAAAATACGGCAACTACCGCTCACGTACTGGAAGCAGTGTATGAATATATTCAGTATGCACAGCTTGATGCTACCGACCTCACCGCTGCGGCGTCGCTGCCCGGCGGAGACTTGCTCACTGCGGCGTTCAAAGGAGTGGCAGCAAAACCGGCTTTCCAAATGTTCTCCTTTAAAGAACAGCCGGTGTCGGGAGCAAAGCGGGATACCCTGCTGCCGATACGCTTTACCAAAACCGGTACGGGACAGCTCTACTACACAGCCTCGCTTGCGTATGCACTGCCGCAGGAACGCCAGAAACCGCGCGACGAAGGACTCGGCGTTTCCTGTACTATCCGCGACATCGCCGCAGATAAAATCGTAACGCCGGATTCGGAGAACAGCTCGATGATCACCCTCGAAAGCGGCAAAACCTACGAAATAGCAATCCGCCTCTCGTCAGGAAAGGACTATACGTTTGTCGCATTGCGGGCGCCCATTCCGTCAGGCGCAGAAATTTTAGACGCAGCCTTCGTTACCACCGCATCAAACGATTACGAGGAAGAAGATACGGAAGAGTCGTGGACTGATTGGCGGCCTTTAAGCAAGCAGCAAATATACGACAACGAAGTTCAGTATTTCTGGAATATCTGGGACAAAGGCGGCAGCACGGTACGCTTTAAATTCCGCGCAGCCCGCCGCGGCATATTCCCGTGCCCGCCCGTAACCGCCGAATGTATGTACGAAAACGAAATTTTCGGGCGGAGCAGCGGCACACTCTATGTGATTAAGTGA
- a CDS encoding ATP-binding protein, which produces MNFSRKLPVGIQSFKDLRKKNFLYVDKTEYIFRLVNNGKVYFLSRPRRFGKSLFLSTLAAYFLGQKELFTDLYLEKAEEEQAEFEQRAAWEAYPVLYLDFNTGNYIESDELGMNLNGHLCKWEKLYGVEPSEQNFALRFAGVITRACQQTGKQVVILVDEYDKPLLQTMGVNEELNEHYRNTLKAFYSVIKTCDQYIRFAFLTGVTKFSKISIFSDLNNLEDISLRNDYAGICGITEQELEQNFEPEIEALSIAEGLTRSKTLAALKKHYDGYLFAKAGVNVYNPFSLLSAFKAKDFGNYWFSTGTPTFLVNYLKEAHYFIPDLDGNVELNESGLETYRAVTENALPILFQSGYLTIIGYIKEARLYKLGFPNDEVRYGFLENLLPAYSSLPLGDTGKSVWQFVQDIREGKVDSFMERMRSIIAGIPYDDFPKEKLKLREQNYQTAVYLVFALMGQFVQSEVHCSTGRADCVVTTADSIYLFEFKLTGNGSAEDALNQIKEKEYAAKYLTDGKKIVLIGSSFDEQTRTIKDWQVANG; this is translated from the coding sequence ATGAACTTTTCACGGAAACTGCCGGTCGGCATACAAAGCTTTAAAGATTTGCGGAAAAAAAATTTCCTCTATGTTGATAAAACGGAATACATTTTTCGACTGGTAAATAACGGAAAGGTCTATTTCCTAAGCCGCCCGCGCCGGTTTGGGAAAAGCCTTTTCCTTTCAACACTTGCAGCATATTTTCTTGGCCAAAAGGAGCTGTTCACAGACCTGTATCTTGAAAAAGCCGAGGAAGAACAAGCGGAGTTCGAACAACGGGCAGCATGGGAAGCATATCCGGTATTGTATCTGGATTTTAATACAGGCAACTATATAGAATCTGATGAGCTCGGTATGAATCTGAATGGGCATCTCTGCAAATGGGAAAAACTATATGGGGTTGAACCATCCGAACAAAATTTTGCACTCCGTTTTGCAGGTGTTATTACACGAGCCTGCCAACAAACCGGTAAGCAAGTAGTCATCCTCGTAGACGAGTACGATAAACCCTTGCTGCAAACCATGGGTGTAAATGAAGAACTGAACGAACACTATCGCAATACCCTTAAAGCATTTTACTCCGTGATAAAAACCTGCGATCAATATATCCGCTTTGCCTTCCTCACCGGCGTTACCAAGTTCAGCAAGATCAGTATTTTCAGTGATTTGAATAACCTTGAAGATATCAGCCTGCGCAATGATTATGCAGGAATATGCGGCATTACTGAACAGGAACTTGAGCAGAACTTTGAGCCGGAGATAGAAGCATTGAGTATAGCAGAAGGTTTGACGAGAAGTAAAACGCTTGCAGCCTTGAAGAAGCACTATGACGGGTATCTCTTTGCAAAAGCCGGTGTGAATGTGTATAACCCTTTCAGCCTTTTAAGCGCATTTAAGGCGAAGGATTTCGGCAACTATTGGTTCAGTACGGGGACACCGACCTTTTTAGTCAATTACTTAAAAGAGGCTCATTATTTTATTCCGGATTTGGACGGTAATGTCGAACTCAATGAATCGGGGTTGGAAACGTATCGTGCAGTGACAGAAAATGCATTACCTATTCTGTTTCAATCAGGGTATTTGACGATTATAGGGTATATCAAAGAAGCGCGGCTGTATAAGCTCGGCTTTCCGAATGATGAAGTACGATACGGCTTTTTAGAGAATCTACTGCCTGCGTATTCAAGTTTACCGCTCGGTGATACAGGCAAGTCGGTATGGCAGTTTGTACAAGACATCCGTGAGGGGAAAGTTGACTCTTTTATGGAACGGATGAGGTCGATCATAGCAGGTATACCGTATGATGATTTTCCGAAAGAAAAGCTGAAACTGAGGGAACAAAACTATCAAACGGCAGTGTATTTGGTCTTTGCGCTGATGGGGCAGTTTGTGCAGAGTGAGGTGCATTGCTCGACCGGACGAGCTGACTGCGTGGTTACTACTGCAGATAGTATCTACCTCTTTGAGTTTAAGCTCACCGGCAACGGCAGTGCGGAAGACGCACTCAATCAGATAAAAGAGAAAGAATATGCAGCAAAATATCTTACGGACGGTAAGAAGATTGTGCTGATAGGAAGTTCGTTTGACGAGCAGACACGTACGATTAAGGATTGGCAGGTAGCTAATGGGTAA
- a CDS encoding DUF3791 domain-containing protein: MNDRIKNADELEFAIFCIENLALRLKTDAEHIYTALAESSSFLYDYIVAHYDVLHTQDKEYIINDILEAMDQCGIKV, translated from the coding sequence ATGAATGATCGAATTAAAAACGCGGATGAACTTGAATTTGCGATATTCTGTATAGAGAACCTTGCTCTCCGCTTAAAAACGGATGCCGAGCATATCTATACGGCGCTCGCAGAATCAAGCAGTTTTCTCTATGACTATATTGTTGCGCATTATGATGTACTGCATACTCAGGATAAAGAGTACATCATCAATGATATACTTGAGGCGATGGATCAATGCGGGATAAAAGTATAA
- a CDS encoding DUF3990 domain-containing protein → MRDKSIIVYHGSDRIIAQPDIEHSRLRVDFGKGFYTTPFYEQAKKWCEKYTTRRKNGIISYYELDVSVYKGCAVLSFESYTEAWLDFILKCRAGTMPSDYNRYDIIEGGIANDKVFNTVELFFDGLIDKAEALKRLQYEKPNWQICFKTQSIIDTYLQYKGFYSIC, encoded by the coding sequence ATGCGGGATAAAAGTATAATCGTGTATCACGGCTCTGATCGGATTATTGCTCAGCCTGACATCGAGCACTCGCGGCTTAGAGTGGATTTCGGCAAGGGATTTTATACCACACCGTTTTATGAGCAAGCAAAAAAGTGGTGCGAAAAATATACAACGCGGCGGAAAAACGGGATCATCTCATACTACGAACTTGATGTGTCTGTTTATAAAGGATGCGCTGTTCTCTCTTTTGAATCCTATACCGAAGCATGGCTTGATTTTATTTTGAAATGCAGAGCCGGTACTATGCCAAGTGATTATAATCGATATGATATAATTGAAGGCGGAATTGCAAATGATAAGGTATTTAATACAGTGGAACTTTTTTTTGACGGATTGATCGATAAAGCAGAAGCGCTGAAACGGCTGCAATACGAAAAACCGAATTGGCAAATATGCTTTAAAACACAGTCCATTATTGATACGTACTTACAGTACAAAGGATTTTATAGCATATGTTAG
- a CDS encoding DUF3791 domain-containing protein: MLAHPVLLQKKYARVIALYAEKEHIGLDAALQKFYHSVTYKLMKDGISDMHCMSDDYLTEELKAEDIQKK; encoded by the coding sequence ATGTTAGCACATCCTGTTCTACTGCAAAAAAAATATGCACGGGTTATCGCTCTGTATGCCGAAAAAGAGCATATCGGTTTAGATGCAGCCTTACAAAAATTCTATCATTCGGTAACATATAAATTGATGAAAGACGGCATTTCCGATATGCATTGTATGAGCGATGACTATCTTACGGAGGAATTGAAGGCAGAAGATATACAAAAGAAGTAG
- a CDS encoding endonuclease/exonuclease/phosphatase family protein — protein sequence MKKILHPKNILLHSVPSYKKYRMIAETIYKRFLLICGMLCVLLTAFAEEIVIGSWNIQGNGRTFAEKEAREVIKFGQSFVRDKHIDILALQEVMLNLQIDTTAFLKQFAKALSEQTGGQWAYTSSAEYALRGEKWVKGEYYASCNSDSGLDNAVLYRSDKLVVEDLHSGYPFYFDNFDISKYKMSMNHTNILKISNSNSRFSDVNYFYLINTHMPYNNKENRKRDIGVLRKICDKLYEMDGYSPIFFYGSTNTENENINQDIQILPYSIVDEGAPIILCGDFNTDCNNLLKRQSYLTFTGYVIECCETTTRGHKRYDHFILNNAANNLKLQGGHRYKPESFFEKKISDHVPIFMSIDIGNF from the coding sequence ATGAAAAAAATATTGCATCCTAAAAACATACTATTGCACAGTGTACCGTCCTATAAAAAATACCGCATGATTGCTGAAACTATCTATAAGCGTTTTCTATTGATATGCGGCATGCTGTGTGTATTACTGACAGCCTTTGCAGAAGAGATAGTCATCGGTTCTTGGAATATACAAGGCAATGGGCGAACATTCGCAGAGAAAGAAGCGCGAGAAGTAATTAAATTCGGTCAGTCTTTTGTACGGGATAAACATATCGATATCCTCGCCTTACAGGAAGTGATGTTAAACCTGCAAATCGATACCACTGCTTTTTTGAAGCAATTTGCTAAAGCTTTATCCGAACAAACAGGAGGTCAATGGGCGTATACATCCTCCGCAGAATATGCCTTACGAGGAGAAAAATGGGTAAAAGGAGAATATTACGCCTCGTGCAACAGCGACAGCGGTCTTGATAATGCCGTCTTGTATCGATCGGATAAACTCGTTGTTGAAGACCTCCACTCAGGCTATCCGTTCTATTTCGATAACTTTGATATATCGAAGTACAAAATGAGTATGAACCATACGAATATCTTAAAAATCTCGAATAGTAACAGCCGATTTTCGGATGTCAACTATTTCTATCTGATTAATACACATATGCCTTATAACAACAAAGAGAATAGAAAACGGGATATAGGAGTTTTACGCAAGATATGTGATAAACTGTATGAAATGGATGGATATTCCCCAATCTTTTTTTACGGAAGCACAAATACGGAAAATGAGAATATAAATCAAGACATCCAGATATTACCCTACAGCATCGTTGATGAAGGTGCTCCGATAATCCTTTGCGGAGATTTTAATACAGACTGTAACAACTTGTTAAAAAGACAGTCATATTTAACTTTCACCGGTTATGTTATCGAATGTTGTGAAACGACAACTCGCGGTCACAAACGATATGATCATTTTATTCTAAATAACGCTGCCAATAATTTGAAACTACAGGGAGGGCATAGATACAAACCTGAATCTTTCTTTGAAAAGAAGATTTCCGACCATGTACCGATTTTTATGTCGATTGATATAGGAAACTTCTAA